A region of the Denitrificimonas caeni genome:
GCCATGCTGCAAGAACAGCTGCATAACTTACAAGAGCAATATTCAGACTAAAGGCAGCGCCGCAGTGACCAAGCTCTGCGACGCTGGCGAGTCATCAAAAACGGTAGACTTCCACTTCTCGCGCCGGCTCAACCACAGGAATGCTGTTGCTTTCAGTTTTGCTCTTGGGTTGCTGCGTTGCCGCTGGCGCTGCAGGCTTAGAGGTCGAAGTCTTCACCACTGGAGCTGGTAACTCACCGGCTAAGGCCTGCACCAACTGCACAGATAATCGACCAATTAATTCACTTTGCGCCCGCACTTGATCACTTAGAGTGCCATCGTGCTCCTCTTTAAAGTGCACCACACGACTATTGCGCAACACGCCTTTACCGTCTAATAAGCGCCACTGTGCTTCCAGTACCGCCGGCTGCTCCACCCCAGAGTCTAAACGGCTGATATTCAATATCACCTGCGCCTGAGCTTGCATACCAATGCGGTCGGGATACAGGGAAATACGACTTGTACCTAACTCGGCAGAGATTTGCCGCAATAATAACTGGCCAACATCATCTTGCATATTGCCGGCCCAGAGCCCCTCCTGACTCAACACTAAACTGCCATCGGCTTCACGCTGCATAATGCTTTCACGCTGCAGGTAATCAGCGACCTTTAGCGGCCCCAGCAACACAGTGGTGTTATTGGTTCGGCTGCCAGTCTCAGGCAGTGTTTGCTGCAACTGGTAAAATTGCGCAGGCGGGGCAATACTACAGCCGACCGTACCTAACGCTAAAGCTCCCAGCATGGCCATACTCAATGGCAAGCGCATTAAATGTTTCATATGATCACCGTTTCTTGCCAAATATAATGGATTGCGGATTCTGCTCTATACTTTCTGCCGTACGCTGCAGTGCTTTACTGGCCTGACCTAAATCCTGTAATGACTGCAATAGCTCATACTGCAACTCTGACTCTGGCCCTAAACTACGGCGCCCATCACTGACCAAACCATCCATTTGCTCTAATGCACCCCGCGCACTTTGTGCTGCTTTGCGTATATCAACCAAGGCTTCTTTAAGCTCGGTACTACCGCTGTGCACATTATCCAACATTTCTGGTAAATGCTGCCGTAATTGACCGCTAATCTTTTCAAAATTGGCTAACGACACACTGATACTGTCGAGGCTGGCTTGGGTTGCAGGTGCCGACACTATTTTCTCAAAGGCAAGCAAGGTTTTATTCGCCGTTTCGAGAGTTTCTTTCAACGGTATTTCTTTCAGGCCATCAACCAAGTCACGCAACACATCAGCAACTTGATCGATGCGCGATGGTACCGTTGGAATCGTTGGCAAGTCGCTCGCATGGGGCTCGCGCACATAACCTTTTTGACTGGGGAAAAAGTCCAGTGCAACAATAGCCTTACCTGTCAACAAGCTGGGAGTTTGTAGTTGCGCGCGCAAACCCCGCTCAACCAAACGCTCAATCGAGCGATCAAAACCACGCTCATCACCTTTAGCACGGGCACTTTCCGCATTAATACGCACGGTAACTGGCATCACCACGTCATTTAAATTGCGGTCATACGATAAATGTATGTGTTGCACAGTGCCGACTTTAACCCCCCGGTAGGTGACATCAGCACCCACATCAAGACCATCTAAAGCACCGGTAAAATACACCACATACTCCACCGGTCGCGTCAGGAGACTGTCACGGCTGAGGATTAAAATAGCAGCGGCTAATAGCACCACGCCACCCAACAAAAAAGCGCCAATAAAAAACGGCTTACGCGACTCAGTCATTTTGTCACCTCATGTGTTACAGCGTCACCGCGCCGTAAGAAACGCTGCACGACTTCAGGGCCTGACTCCAGCAACTGCGCTACTGGCCCTAAAGCAATTTGTGTATGGGTCTGATTATCTAAAAACAGACAGGTATCAGCCACTGCATAAATACTGGGTAATTCATGTGTTACCAGAATAATAGTGGCACATAAGCTATCGCGCAGCTGCAAAATCAGCTCATCCAAAGCCAAGGAGCTCAGTGGATCCAAGCCGGCTGAAGGCTCATCAAAAAACAGCACCTCCGGATCCAAAGCCAAGGCCCGTGCCAGAGCAGCGCGTTTCCGCATACCACCCGAGAGCTCAGACGGGTACAACTCATCACAACCGGATAAACCGACTAAGGCTAACTTAATCGCAGCCAGCTCATCTAAGTCGGCTTTATTGAGCTCAGGACGCCAAGTACTTAAAGGCAGGCAAATATTGTCTCTTAGGGTCATACCGCCCCACAGCGCACCGTTCTGATAAAGCACGCCAAAATGCTGCTGCAAGTTTGCTCTTTCGTCAGCATCGCGCAGCCAAAAGTCCTCCCCCTTAAACAGTACTCGGCCCGCTAACGGTGCTTGCAGGCCAATTAAGTGACGCAGCAAAGTACTTTTACCGCAGCCACTGCCGCCCATAATGACAAAGACTTCGCCCTTTTTAATACTGAAGTTCAAACTATGCTGAATGACTAAAGAGCCATAGCCAGCATTGAGGTTGTCTGCAACTAAGATTGCGTCATCCATGCTTAAATCCCCAACTGTGTGCAGATCAGGGTAATCGCCGCGTCACTGATGACCAGCGCCACGATAATACTCACCACTGCATTGGTGGTTGCCTGTCCGACCGCTTGCGCATTGCGGCCACACGATAAGCCGTAATAACAGCCAATCAAACCAATCAAAATAGCAAAGACAACACTTTTAAAAATACCTATTAAAAAATCAGTCAGGCTCAGCATTTCCAGACTTTGATTAATGTATTGCGCTGCAGAAATATCAAACAACCCAGAGCCAATCACAAAACCACCGAAGATACCTAAGGCATCCGCGAATACAGTTAAGATTGGCATACTCACTAACAGCGCCAGCAAACGCGGCACAACTAAAAACTCGAGCGGTGGAAAGCCAAAGGTTTTTAAGGCATCAATTTCCTCATTGGCCTGCATACTCCCTAGCTCCGCGGCATAAGCCGCACCAGTGCGTCCGGCCATAATCACTGCGGTCATTAAAGCGCCCATTTCTCGGGTCATACCAATGGCAACCATATTGGCAATATAAAGCTGTGCACCAAAGGCTTCCAACTGCGCAGCACCCACAAAGGCTAAAATCAAACCAATCAAGCTGGCAATCAAGGCCACAATAGGCAGAGCACCGGGACCGCACTGCTGCAGCGCCATCCAAAAATCAACACTACGCACCCGTGCTTTACCCGCCAGCAAGCGCCCCATGGCCTGCACTACTTCCCCAACGAAAACGCAGGTATTAGTCACCGCCTCGGCAGTGCGCAGGCCACCCAAACCAACCCGTGAAACCCAACCATAGTGCGGTGTTGGTGCTTCTTTAGCTTGAGTAGAAGGGCTGGCGGCCATTTCCAAAAGACGCGCCACACCGTCGGGTAATCCCTGTAAATCCAGTGTCACTTTTTGCTCAGCGGCCAACCGCTGCAAGCGCCGTAATAACGCCAGCAAACTGCTATCCCAAGCGGCAACATCAACTTGAACAGCCAACTGCTCAGGCAAACGACCGCCTTGTTGCCAAACAGCATTAAGTTCAGGTTTGGGCTGATCTAACGTCCAACTGCCGGTCACTTGCAAGATGCTTGCGCTACCACTGTGATCCCAGGCCAACGATGGGGCTTTGTTCATCTGCTTATCCTTTAACAACGCCTGAAGCGCGGTCGCTGAGCACTAAATCTCGCACGTATCAGCCATACTTTAAAGCTCAACGTGTAAGGCGTCCACTCGTTGAAAACCTCGTGGCAATTTATTCCCACGCCGTCCACGCTCGCCCTGATAGTGTTCAAGATCAGTGAACTTAAGCGATAAAGTACGCTTACCGGCGACTAAAACCAAGGTGGCTTGCGGTGCCAGAACGGCAAAACCCACCACCCACTCCTCGCGCTTAGCTGCTCGATCCGTTGGAATCCCAATCAGCTTGTTGCCTTTACCACGGCTTAATTGTGGTAAGTCAGCCACCTTAAAGACCAGCAAGCGGCCCTCATTGGTTACCACAGCCAGCCAGTCTTCAGCAAAATCATTGACCACTTGCGGCGGTAACACACGAGCAGCCTTAGGCAAGGTAATCAGGGCCTTGCCGGCTTTGTTTTTGCTTTGCATATCGGCACCGGTTACGACAAAACCGTAACCCGCATCGGATACCATCACCATTTGCTGCTCATCGCTGGGCATCAACACACACTCAAAAGTTGCGCCAGCCGGTGGGCTTAAACGCCCCGATAAAGGCTCGCCATGCCCCCGCGCTGCCGGCAAGGTGTGCGCTGGCAGTGAGTAGCTACGCCCAGCACTGTCAATAAACACCACAAACTGATTAGAGCGTCCTTGCACCGCCTGCTTAAAGCCATCACCGGCCTTATACGATAAGCCCGTCGGATCAAGCTCATGCCCACGACCGCTGCGCACCCAGCCCTGTTCTGACATCACCACAGTGACCGGCTCCGCAGGAACCAAATCGGTTTCTGCTAACGCCCGTGCTTCACCACGCTCAACCAGCGGCGAACGGCGCTCATCGCCGTAGGTTTTAGCGTCGGCCAGTAACTCTTTACGCACTAAGCGCTTAAGCTTCGCCTCACTGCCCAGCAGCGCCTGCAGTTCTGCTTGCTCCTTGGCCAGCTCATCTTGCTCACCACGGATTTTCATCTCTTCTAAACGTGCCAACTGTCGTAAGCGCGTATCTAGGATGTAATCTGCTTGGGTGTCACTGATGCCAAAGCGCTCCATCAATACCGCTTTGGGGTGCTCTTCGTTACGGATAATCTCAATCACTTCATCCAGATTAAGAAAAGCAATCAGCAAGCCTTCTAATAAATGCAGGCGCTTTTCTACGCGATCAAGGCGAAACTGCAAACGCTTGCGTATGGTATCCACCCGAAACACCAGCCACTCCATCAACATGCTGCGCAAGTCTTTAACCTGCGGGCGGCCATCTAAACCAATTACGTTGGTATTGACCCGATAGCTGGACTCCAAATCAGTGGTGGCAAACAAGTGCTGCATCAACTCCGTAGTGGAAACACGGTTTGAGCGAGGAATAATAACAATACGGCACGGGTTTTCATGGTCAGACTCATCGCGCAAGTCCGCTACCATGGGCAGTTTCTTTGCCTGCATTTGTGCAGCGATTTGCTCAATGACTTTAGCGCCGGACACTTGGTGCGGTAGCGCGGTAATCACCACATCACCGTCATCCACATGATAAATGGCACGCATGCGCAGCGAGCCACGGCCACTTTGATAAATTTTCAAAATGTCGGCACGCGGGGTAATAATTTCCGCATCGGTTGGATAGTCTGGCCCCTGAATATGCTCACATACGTCTTCTAAAGTGGACTTGGGCTTATCCAACAACAGCACACAGGCGGCAGCCACTTCACGCAAGTTATGTGGCGGTACATCAGTGGCCATGCCCACGGCAATCCCAGTGGTGCCGTTCAATAATAAGTTTGGCAGGCGCGCGGGAAGCACTGCCGGCTCATTCATGGTGCCGTCAAAGTTGGGAATCCAATCCACAGTACCTTGCCCCAACTCAGTCAGCAGCACTTCTGAATAACGGGCTAAGCGCGCTTCGGTATAACGCATCGCAGCAAAAGACTTTGGGTCATCGGGTGCACCCCAGTTACCTTGCCCATCCACCAAGGGATAGCGGTAACTGAACGGCTGCGCCATCAGCACCATCGCCTCATAACAGGCGATATCACCGTGCGGGTGATACTTACCCAGCACATCACCCACAGTTCGCGCAGATTTTTTATGCTTGGAGTCGGCATCTAAGTTCAGCTCGCTCATGGCATAAACAATGCGGCGTTGCACCGGCTTTAAGCCATCACCAATATGCGGCAAAGCTCGGTCCATAATCACGTACATGGAGTAGTTTAAGTACGCTTGCTCAGTAAACTCGGCCATTGAGCGGCGCTCAACACCCTCAAGGCTTAAATCATAGGATTGCGTCATGCCCAGCCTCTATCGAATAGGTTTGCGGTAACAACAGTTTCAATGTGCTCAACGTCCTGCATCAGACTTGCACCTCGGCCAGATCGCCCTTACTTTCCAGCCAGTTTTTACGATCGCTGGCGCGTTTTTTGGCCAAGAGCATATCCATCAGTTCTTGGGTGCCACTGTAGTCGTCGAGGGTCAGCTGCACTAAACGGCGAGTATTGGGATCCATAGTGGTTTCACGCAGTTGCGGCGGATTCATTTCACCCAAACCTTTAAAGCGTGTCACCTGTGGTTTACCACGTTTTTTCTCAGTTTGAATACGCGCAAGGATACTTTCCAACTCATCTTCATCGAGGGCGTAATGCACTTCTTTACCGATATCCACCCGAAACAGCGGCGGCATCGCCACATAAATATGCCCCGCTTCCACCAAGGGTCTAAAGTGGCGCATAAAGAGTGCACATAACAAGGTGGCAATGTGCAAACCATCGGAGTCGGCATCGGCTAAGATACAAATCTTACCGTAGCGTAACTGACTGATATCCTCAGAGCCTGGATCAACCCCCATGGCCACGGCAATATCGTGCACCTCTTGCGAGCCAAGCACGACACTGCCATCCACTTCCCAAGTGTTGAGGATTTTACCGCGCAGCGGCATGATGGCTTGAAACTCTTTATCGCGCGCCTGTTTGGCACTGCCGCCAGCTGAGTCCCCTTCCACTAAAAATAATTCACCACGCATGGGATCTTGGCCGGCACAATCGGCTAATTTACCCGGCAACGCAGGGCCTTGCGTAATGCGCTTGCGCTCAACTCGACGCCCAGCCTTCAAACGACGACCGGCATGACTAATAGCCATTTCCGCCAGCTGCAAACCCAATTCAGAGTTGGCATTGAGCCACAAACTAAAGGCATCTTTGACGACGCCAGCAACAAACCCAGCAGCGGTACGCGAGGATAAGCGCTCTTTGGTTTGTCCTGAGAACTGCGGCTCTTGCATCTTCATCGATAAGACAAAGCTGATGCGCTCCCAAATATCATCCGGTGCCAGTTTCACCCCGCGCGGGAGCAGATTGCGGAACTCACAAAACTCGCGCAAGGCATCCAGCAAACCTTGGCGAAAACCATTGACGTGAGTACCGCCCTGAGCAGTGGGAATCAAGTTGACATAGCTTTCCTGCACCAGCTCGCCGCCTTCTGGCAGCCAAAGTACCGCCCAATCCACCCGCTCAGTTTCGGCAGCAAACTGCCCACAAAAAGGCTCTTCTGGCAGGCTGATATACTCAGACACTGCATCGGTTAAGTAGGAGCGCAAACCGTCTTCATAAAACCAGGTAATCAGCTCTTTGCTGTTTTTATCTTCAAACTTAACCGTTAAGCCTGGGCACAGCACTGCCTTAGCTTTTAAAATATGCTTTAAACGGCTAACCGAAAACTTGCCCGTATCAAAATACTGCGGATCAGGCCAAAAACGAATACTGGTGCCGGTATTGCGCTGCCCGACGCTGCCAATCACCTCAAGATCAGTGGCTTTAAAACCATCACGAAAGGTCATTTGATGTTCTTCACCACCACGGCGCACTCGCACTTCGAGCAAAGTCGAAAGCGCGTTCACCACCGAGATACCCACCCCGTGCAAACCACCGGAGAACTCGTAGTTCTTACTGGAAAACTTTCCGCCCGCATGTAAGCGAGTAAAGATCAATTCAACCCCAGGAATGCCTTCTTCTGGGTGAATATCCACCGGCATGCCGCGGCCATCATCAATCACTTCAAGGGATTGATCGGTATGCAAAATCACTTGCACATTGCGCGCATGCCCCGCCAAGGCCTCATCGACACTGTTATCAATGACTTCTTGGGCAAGGTGGTTGGGACGAGTTGTATCGGTGTACATGCCGGGGCGCTTACGCACCGGATCTAACCCAGATAGAACCTCAATGGCATCAGCGGTATAGGTCGAATTAGTCATGGGTAATGTCGTTACTCAAAAGCAGAAAGATCGAGTGATTGCAGAGCTGAGGGTGTAAGTCCTACAAAAGCAAAGAGCGCCGGAAGGTGCTCAGAAAAACGCTGAAAACCATGATCACCGCCCTCTTCGATATGCACAGAGCAGCCAGCATAGTACTGTTCAGCCAAACAGTAGTCTAACGTTTCATCGCCAGTTTGCAACCATACGCAAAAGCGCTGCGCATCCCGTGGTGGTGGAACTTCCAGAGCCGCCAGTGCTTGCAAATGTGAGTCAGTAAGGAGCCAGCGCTCACCGCTATAGAGGTTCTCTTGTTCCGCTACAAACTCATCAAACAACCGATGCGGGCGCACAGCTGGGTTAATCAGCAAAGCTTGTAAACCATAGCGCTCGGCCAGATAGGTGGCGTAATAACCGCCCAATGAGCTGCCCACTAACACAGGTCGCTCCAGTTGTTCGATAGCCACTTGCAACTGGGCAATGGCTTGCTGAGGGTGATGATGCAGCTCAGGAATCAACAACTGCTCTGCTGGCAAACCAAGCTGCGACCATGCTTTACGCACTTGCTGTGCTTTAAAAGAGGCTGGGGAGCTATTAAAACCATGAATATAGACAACGCTTACACTGTTCGACATACACAACTTCACACTTAAAGGCAGTCACTTAGAATACCACTGCCGGTGGAGTCATGCGTAGGCCGATACCCGCAAACACAACCAGCGAGGTATTTAGCAGCAGCGTTAGTAGCCTTTAATACTGTAATCGATTTCAAAATCAATGTTAGCGACCCGCGACACAGCAGTTTGCAACTGCCCGTCATCATACAAGCGCAGCCAGCGATAACCCGGGGCCTTATTGTCCACAGCAAAGTCTTGACTGCCGGGAGTAAACTGCACACAGGTAGAGGGGGCGGCCAACCAACGAATACCATGCTCTTGCTGATCAAACTCTTGGTGCACATGGCCCCAAATCACCGCTTTAACATTATTGTACTGCTGGATAATCGACAGCATCTGAGCAGCATTGTGCAAGCCAATTTTATCCATCCACTTGCTGTGAATGGGCACCGGATGGTGGTGCAAGCCAATCAGTACATGCCGATCACCTGCACTGCGCAGCGCCTGGGCTAAAATATCCAGCTGATCTTGAGCCAGCTCACCATGCACTTTATTAACCACTGAGGAATCCAGCAAGACAATACGCCAAGCACCAACATCGTAAACGGACTCCAGCCAATCCGTTTGCGCGCACACCTGTTGTAAAGCCAGACGCTCATCATGGTTGCCAGCAAACCAGCGCATGGGCACGCCTAAAGCATTGACCATCTTGGCAAAACGTTGGTATGAACTCTGTGAGCCATCTTGCGAAATATCACCTGTGCAGAGCAATACATCCACTTGCTCCTGCTCGGCTTCCACCAGCGCAATAACCTGCCGCAAACTATCGTGGGTATCCATGCCCAGTAAACGTCCATCCAAAGCAGCAAATAGATGGCTGTCGGATAACTGTACAACACTGGTGTAGGGCACTGTTTTCAAGGGCTGCATCAACAATACCCCTCTCTACTGAATTCTTCAGGGCCAATTATGCGTACCAATCCCATAGAGAGCAAACACAACAAAGACGATTAGTTCACATTCAGCAAACATTGCAACTTATACAAAGCTCAAAAATAGTGCTTATACTGCAAGCGAACTGCAAATATGTGGAGACGTAATTATGAGCCGTCCAAGAAAGCTTGAGCACCCTCTTTTTCAGTTATTAGTCGATGAAAAAATTGAAGATTTTAATCGACAAAAAGCCAGTTTCTTAACCTCCGGCAGCATCAACTTGCAAGGTGCTGATTTGCGCAGCTTAAATCTACGCGGTCTGGATGCGGCCGGCTTGGATTTGCGCGATGCATATTTACGCAGTTGCGATTTACGCGGCATTGATTTTCGCGAAGCCTTACTGGAAGGTGCCAGCATGAACCGCGCGAAAGTTTCCGGTTGTTATTTTGCCAGTAATGTCAGTGCGCAAGAGATTGTCATGTCACTCACCGCCGGTACCCGCATCCGCTGCACCACAGCCTAAAATCAAACAATTTCTGGCTGTTTACTGCACCAGCTCACAATCTGCTAAGATACTATTTTACTTAAATTGCGATCCGTACTAACGTTCTCCACTCTTCGTTTATTGTTGCTAGGTTCAGGGGTTTTAACTTATGTATTTACTGGGTGAGCAGCCTGCATATGCCGATAAGCTGATCAATCGTTTGCAAGCCATTCCGCGTCAATTGCTGGATGATTTAGTACCTTGCGATGCGCCTTTTGAAGTCAAGCAGTGCGACGACTTATCGAACGCCTTACCTAGCAATCAGCTTTTTATCATTGATAGCGGCTTGGTGCATGCTCACGTCGAAAGCCACCCCTTTTTCTACCTACAAGAAGGTGACCTACTGGGTTTACGCCAAGGTCTCGATCTACCTGAGTGCCGTTATTCCAGCGAAGAAACCATTCGACTCATCCCCTACGCTCGTCGCGACGTGTTTCAGCACATCGCCAGCGTTCATGAGCGTCAAGAACTTTTCACTCTGTATTTGCTGGGTCATTCAGCCTTAGCGGCCGATGCTTTAGCCCGCTTAAAACAACCAGAAATCCGCCCATCCACAGGTTTCCAAAGTTTTGCTGCAGGTGAAGAGCTTATTCACCAAGGCGACATTGCTGAACATGTCTTTATCATTATTGAAGGCCATGCTGAAGCTTGGGTGAATGGTGAAAAAGTCGGTGATGTGGAAAAAGATGAGATTTTTGGTGCCATGGCTGTTTTTACTGAAGAGCGCCGCAACGCTACAGTGATTGCCAGCGAGCCTTGCACAGTAATGGTGATCCCTAAAGACCAATTTCTCAGCCTTATGCACAGTAACCCGCGCATTGCCCACAGCTTAATCGAGAGCATGGCACGGCGCATTGACTTAATGAACCAAGAAATAACCAGTCTGCGCTGCAAGCTCAAAGCTGAACCCTGCACGGACTAGAACCCAGCAGCAGCTCGACTGCGTAACGTACCCAGCCCATTTACTCTTGCGGGGTCACCTGCAAAACCCGCAAAGAGCCTGCTTTTTCCAGTGTAGACTGCTATTATTCGCATTTTTCGCAGGCAGTTAAACCATGCTGGAAAGACTCTTTCAGTTACAAGCCAACAACACCTCTTTTCGTACCGAAGTGCTGGCGGGTATCACCACCTTCCTCACCATGGCTTATATTCTCTTCGTCAATCCCAATATGCTGGCGGAAATTGGCATGGATCACGGCGCAGTATTTGTCGCAACCTGCTTAGCCGGCGCCATTGGTTCAGCCATTATGGGCATGGTGGCCAACTACCCTATTGCCCTTGCCCCAGGCATGGGACTTAACGCCTTCTTTACCTACACCGTCGTCGGCACCATGGGCTACTCTTGGGAGGTGGCGCTCGGTGCCGTGTTTATTTCGGGCTTCTTGTTTTTCGCGATGTCGATTTTTAAGATTCGCGAGTGGATTATTAACAGTATTCCGATGCCGCTGCGCTCAGCCATTAGCGCCGGTATTGGTTTGTTTTTAGCACTGATTGCGCTCAAAAATGCCGGCATTGTCATTGGTAACCCCGACACCTTAGTGACCTTGGGTGACCTCACCCAGCCTGGGCCAATCTTGGCGACCATCGGCTTTATGCTGATTGTGGCACTGGCTTACCGCCAAATCACCGGTGCGGTCATGATCGGGATTTTACTCATCACCGGGTTTTCCATTGTTATGGGCTTTTCAGCTCTCAATGGCGTAGTCAGCATGCCGCCGAGCATGATGCCAACTTTATTAAAGCTGGATATTGTCGGTGCGCTGGATGTGGGCTTGGTCAGTGTTATTTTTGCCTTTTTATTCGTTGATTTATTCGATACCTCTGGCACGCTGATTGGTGTCGCACAGCGCGCCAACCTGATGGATAAAGACGGCAAAATGCCGCGCTTGGGCCGTGCTTTATTGGCCGATAGTACCTCAACCATGGCCGGCGCTTGCATGGGTACATCCACCACTACAAGTTTTGTTGAGTCGGCGGCGGGGATTGCGGCCGGTGGCCGTACTGGGCTTACCGCTTGTACAGTTGCCGTGTTGTTTTTACTGAGCTTATTTTTTGCCCCCTTAGCTTCTGCAGTACCGGCTTACGCCACTGCCCCTGCGTTATTTTTTGTTGCTGTCTTAATGACCAGCGGTTTAGCCAAAATCGACTGGGATGACCTGACCGTAGCAGCTCCAGTAGTGGTTGCTGCGCTAGCCATGCCGCTCACGTTCTCGATTGCCAATGGTATTGCCTTTGGCTTTATCAGCTGGACAGCAATTAAGCTGCTCAGTGGCCGCTGGAAAGACCTCAACAGCGCCATGTGGATTTTATCTATTTTGTTCATTATTAAACTGGGTTTCTTTGCCTGATGCCAAACTCCGATTACTCCCCCGCGGCTTATTTAGAGCAGCTGCATGCCAAGCAAGCCCGCTTAGAAAGCCTCTTGCACGAGTTTAATGCGCCAGCACCACAGGTATTTGCCTCTGCTGAGCAAAACTTTCGCCTGCGTGCTGAGTTTCGTCTCTGGCGTGAAGAGGGTCAGCGTCACTATGCGATGATGACGCCGGGTGATAAGCGTACGCCTATTTTGATTGAGCGCTTCCCGATTGCCAGCACTCTGATTAATCAGCTCATGCCCCGCCTCAAAGAGGCTTGGAGCACGAGCACTGCGCTTTCTGAACGTCTCTTTCAGGTGGAGTTTTTAACCACCTTATCCGGTGAGGCGCTGATTACTCTGTGTTACCACCGACCGTTGGATGAGGCCTGGCATGCGGCGGCAACTGCGCTAGCTCAAGACTTAAACGTCAGTATTATTGGCCGTTCGCGCGGTAAGCGTACAGTGATTGGTCGCGATTACGTGGTTGAAAAACTCGAAGTGGCCGGCCGTGTATTTACTTACCGTCAACCGGAAGGGGCTTTTACCCAGCCCAACGGTGCGGTAAATACTCATATGCTGAACTGGGCCTATGAGGCGCTAGGTGCGCAAACCGATGATTTGCTGGAGCTGTATTGTGGCAACGGTAATTTTACGTTGCCGCTGTCCACTCGTGTGCGTAAGGTACTGGCCACTGAGATCAGCAAAAGCTCGGTCAATGCGGCGCTGGCTAATTTGGCTGACAATCAGATTGAAAATATTGAGTTGGTGCGCCTCTCTGCTGAGGAACTGACGCAAGCGTTAAACAAAGTGCGCGAATTTCGGCGTTTAGCTAATATTGATTTGGACAGTTATCAGTTTGGTACGGTGTTTGTTGATCCGCCACGGGCGGGCATGGACCCTGATACGTGTGAGCTGGTGCGGCGTTTCCCGCGGATTTTGTATATTTCCTGTAACCCAGACACTTTAGCGGAAAATATTCGCCAGCTGAGTGATACGCACAAGATCACTAAAACTGCGCTCTTTGATCAGTTTCCCTGGACTGATCATATGGAAAGTGGAGTGTTGTTGGAGCGCAAATAGCTCGGACAACAGCAGCCAAGTAAGCCCCTTGGTCGTTGCCCGCAGCACTCAATTAGTAAACACAGACTCGCTCAACTCGTATAGATTGGCCATACCTGTGATAGCGGATATTTAAAAGCAGAGCATTATAAGCATAGTGTGATGCGTCTGCCGCTATTGCGGCTCTTCCCTCAACGAGCTCATCCTGAGCTCAATTCGGGCGCTGCGCCATCCATGGCTGCGCTTGACGCCGCAACAGCGGCAGACGCAAGCAACCTTTTGCAGTGTCTGCTCGTTCGCAATAGCTCGTCTGATCCAGTCTGAACCAACCGTCATCAACCAAAGTCAACCGGAGACAATCCGTTGCTATTCGTTGAGTTTTAGTGGGCTCTGAACGA
Encoded here:
- the trmA gene encoding tRNA (uridine(54)-C5)-methyltransferase TrmA, producing MPNSDYSPAAYLEQLHAKQARLESLLHEFNAPAPQVFASAEQNFRLRAEFRLWREEGQRHYAMMTPGDKRTPILIERFPIASTLINQLMPRLKEAWSTSTALSERLFQVEFLTTLSGEALITLCYHRPLDEAWHAAATALAQDLNVSIIGRSRGKRTVIGRDYVVEKLEVAGRVFTYRQPEGAFTQPNGAVNTHMLNWAYEALGAQTDDLLELYCGNGNFTLPLSTRVRKVLATEISKSSVNAALANLADNQIENIELVRLSAEELTQALNKVREFRRLANIDLDSYQFGTVFVDPPRAGMDPDTCELVRRFPRILYISCNPDTLAENIRQLSDTHKITKTALFDQFPWTDHMESGVLLERK